One genomic segment of Pongo abelii isolate AG06213 chromosome 13, NHGRI_mPonAbe1-v2.0_pri, whole genome shotgun sequence includes these proteins:
- the LOC100435169 gene encoding interferon alpha-14 — protein MALPFALMMALVVLSCKSSGSLGCNLSQTHSLNSRRTLMLMAQMRRISPFSCLKDRHDFEFPQEEFDGNQFQKAQAISVLHEMIQQIFNLFSTKDSSAAWDETLLDKFYIELFQQMNDLEACVIQEVGVEETPLMNEDSILAVKKYFQRITLYLMEKKYSPCAWEVVRAEIMRSLSFSTNLQKKLRRKD, from the coding sequence ATGGCATTGCCCTTTGCTTTAATGATGGCCCTGGTGGTGCTCAGCTGCAAGTCAAGTGGCTCTCTGGGCTGTAACCTGTCTCAAACCCACAGCCTGAATAGCAGGAGGACTTTGATGCTCATGGCACAAATGAGGAGAatctctcctttctcctgcctgaagGACAGACATGACTTTGAATTTCCCCAGGAGGAGTTTGATGGCAACCAGTTCCAGAAGGCTCAAGCCATCTCTGTCCTCCATGAGATGATCCAGCAGATCTTCAACCTCTTCAGCACAAAGGACTCATCTGCTGCTTGGGATGAGACCCTCCTAGACAAATTCTACATTGAACTTTTCCAGCAAATGAATGACCTGGAAGCCTGTGTGATACAGGAGGTTGGGGTGGAAGAGACTCCCCTGATGAATGAGGACTCCATCCTGGCTGTGAAGAAATACTTCCAAAGAATCACTCTTTATCTGATGGAGAAGAAATACAGCccttgtgcctgggaggttgtCAGAGCAGAAATCATGAGATCCCTCTCTTTTTCGACAAACttgcaaaaaaaattaaggaggaaGGATTGA